A portion of the Natronococcus sp. AD-5 genome contains these proteins:
- a CDS encoding isoaspartyl peptidase/L-asparaginase: MQVLVHGGAGSTPEEPEPRQAVLDEAAATGADRTDPVDAVEDAIGVLESSPRFNAGVGSAVQSDGEIRTDAGIMTDDRAVGAACSMPDVERAVSVARIVMEETPHGFVSGDHAVSLAEAYGVETGVDLWSERTREKWADLEPPGGGPRSELEWIRERYGRTDPDGRDEGTARDASDLDRDNVGRSPTSGDQWDHDTVGAVAFDGERLAAATSTGGRWLALAGRVGDVPQVGSGFYCCPSAAVSATGAGEDIARVTLSRRVAGHVERGLDADAATTLAIEEFAELTGSTAGVIAIDARGTLGSAYNSDGMQIARSTDRSP; this comes from the coding sequence ATGCAGGTACTCGTACACGGCGGTGCCGGCAGCACGCCGGAGGAACCCGAACCGCGGCAGGCGGTGCTCGACGAGGCCGCGGCGACCGGCGCGGACCGAACGGATCCGGTCGACGCGGTCGAGGACGCGATCGGCGTCCTCGAGTCTTCGCCGCGGTTCAACGCGGGCGTCGGCAGCGCGGTCCAGAGCGACGGCGAAATTCGAACCGACGCGGGGATCATGACGGACGACCGGGCGGTCGGCGCGGCCTGTTCGATGCCGGACGTCGAACGCGCGGTCAGCGTCGCCCGGATCGTGATGGAGGAAACGCCGCACGGCTTCGTCTCCGGCGACCACGCGGTCTCGCTGGCCGAGGCTTACGGCGTCGAGACGGGCGTCGACCTCTGGTCGGAGCGCACCCGCGAGAAGTGGGCGGACCTCGAGCCGCCGGGCGGCGGTCCGCGGAGCGAACTCGAGTGGATCCGCGAGCGGTACGGGCGAACGGATCCCGACGGACGCGACGAGGGGACGGCCCGGGACGCGAGCGATTTGGACCGCGACAACGTCGGTCGAAGCCCGACGAGCGGTGATCAGTGGGATCACGATACGGTCGGCGCGGTCGCCTTCGACGGCGAACGCCTCGCGGCGGCGACGTCGACGGGCGGCCGCTGGCTCGCACTGGCCGGCCGCGTCGGGGACGTCCCGCAGGTCGGCTCCGGCTTCTACTGCTGTCCGTCCGCCGCGGTGAGCGCGACCGGCGCCGGGGAGGACATCGCTCGCGTCACGCTCTCGCGACGGGTCGCCGGTCACGTCGAGCGCGGACTCGACGCCGACGCGGCGACGACGCTCGCGATCGAAGAATTCGCCGAACTCACCGGCTCGACGGCCGGCGTCATCGCGATCGACGCGCGCGGGACTCTCGGCTCGGCGTACAACAGCGACGGAATGCAGATCGCGCGGTCTACGGATCGCTCGCCGTGA
- the map gene encoding type II methionyl aminopeptidase gives MAESEVDLESEKYEKHREAGEILSQVRAETVERVEVGASHLEVAEYAEDRIRELGGKPAFPVNISIDEEAAHATPSIDDDATFGEEMINLDIGVHVDGWLADTAITVDLSGNPELAEAPEQALEAALEMIEPGVETGEIGAEIEDVIDGYGFNPVVNLTGHGLGHWEQHTSPTIPNRAVSQGTTLEVGDVVAIEPFATDGGGKVTEGASEEIFALEREGTVRNRQAREALDQISEEFRTLPFATRWLETDRAEMALRRLKRNDVVHGYPVLKEDDGYLVSQKEHTIIVTEDGCEVTTK, from the coding sequence ATGGCTGAGTCCGAGGTGGATCTGGAGTCCGAGAAGTACGAGAAACACCGCGAAGCGGGCGAAATTCTCTCGCAGGTGCGCGCGGAGACGGTCGAACGCGTCGAGGTCGGTGCGAGCCACCTCGAGGTCGCCGAGTACGCCGAGGATCGCATCCGGGAACTCGGCGGCAAACCGGCGTTTCCGGTTAACATCTCGATCGACGAGGAGGCTGCCCACGCGACGCCGTCGATCGACGACGACGCGACCTTCGGCGAGGAGATGATCAACCTGGACATCGGCGTCCACGTCGACGGCTGGCTCGCCGACACCGCGATCACCGTCGACCTCTCGGGCAATCCCGAACTCGCCGAGGCGCCGGAACAGGCGCTCGAGGCCGCGCTCGAGATGATCGAACCGGGCGTCGAGACCGGCGAGATCGGCGCGGAGATCGAGGACGTCATCGACGGCTACGGCTTCAATCCGGTCGTCAACCTCACCGGCCACGGGCTGGGCCACTGGGAGCAACACACCAGTCCGACCATCCCGAACCGCGCGGTCTCGCAGGGGACGACGCTCGAGGTCGGCGACGTCGTCGCGATCGAACCGTTCGCGACCGACGGCGGCGGCAAGGTCACCGAGGGGGCGAGCGAGGAGATCTTCGCGCTCGAGCGCGAGGGAACGGTCCGAAACCGACAGGCCCGCGAGGCCCTAGACCAGATCTCCGAGGAGTTCCGCACCCTGCCGTTCGCGACGCGCTGGCTCGAGACGGATCGCGCGGAGATGGCGCTGCGTCGACTCAAGCGCAACGACGTCGTCCACGGCTACCCGGTGCTCAAAGAGGACGACGGATATCTCGTCAGTCAGAAAGAACACACGATCATCGTCACCGAAGACGGCTGTGAAGTGACGACGAAATAG
- a CDS encoding DUF7835 family putative zinc beta-ribbon protein, with product MATTDDSFNGLTEHCDDCGLETLHEVSVQIRTESRKEENAQFSREPYRVAECQRCGSRSSQRMNNA from the coding sequence ATGGCAACAACCGACGATTCATTTAACGGGCTGACCGAACACTGCGACGACTGCGGACTCGAAACGCTGCACGAGGTGTCGGTTCAGATTCGAACCGAGAGCCGCAAAGAGGAAAACGCGCAGTTCTCCCGCGAACCGTACCGCGTCGCCGAGTGTCAGCGCTGCGGGAGCCGTTCCAGCCAGCGAATGAACAACGCGTGA
- a CDS encoding HIT family protein — MEQVFAPWRIEWIRRDKENADIESCVFCELPERETDRENLLVARSEHAFVLLNNYPYNPGHAMVVPHAHTGDYGDLTDEQLLDHARLKQRTFDALEVALQPDGFNAGLNLGDGAGGSIDDHLHTHVVPRWEGDTNFMPVIGDTSVIVEALEDTYQRLHEAFADQDGATVPDADSAVVFE; from the coding sequence ATGGAACAGGTGTTCGCACCGTGGCGGATCGAGTGGATCAGACGCGACAAGGAGAACGCGGATATCGAATCGTGCGTGTTCTGTGAGCTCCCCGAACGGGAAACGGACCGGGAGAACCTGCTCGTCGCGCGCAGCGAACACGCGTTCGTTCTGCTGAATAACTACCCGTACAACCCCGGCCACGCGATGGTCGTTCCGCACGCCCACACCGGCGATTACGGCGATCTCACGGACGAACAGCTGCTCGATCACGCCCGGCTGAAACAGCGAACCTTCGACGCGCTCGAGGTCGCCCTGCAGCCGGACGGCTTCAACGCCGGCCTGAACCTCGGCGACGGCGCCGGCGGTTCGATCGACGACCACCTCCACACGCACGTCGTGCCGCGATGGGAGGGCGACACCAACTTCATGCCCGTCATCGGCGACACGTCGGTGATCGTCGAGGCGCTCGAGGACACGTACCAGCGCCTCCACGAAGCGTTCGCCGACCAGGACGGGGCGACGGTACCCGACGCCGACAGCGCCGTCGTCTTCGAGTGA
- a CDS encoding cupin domain-containing protein, whose product MEYEVVHTDEVPLTDLSEIDEVPPDLQIRAVDDFLPSEHIQLKLWYFEPGEEISYHAHAEQEELYYVLEGEFSLKLGRSGEEEYVEAGPGTFWMARPEVGHGHRNVGDEEGVILAIGAPAVEDPGLDPHALDEE is encoded by the coding sequence ATGGAATACGAGGTGGTGCACACCGACGAGGTTCCGCTGACGGATCTCTCGGAGATCGACGAGGTGCCTCCGGACCTGCAGATCCGAGCCGTCGACGACTTTCTCCCGTCCGAGCACATCCAGCTCAAGCTCTGGTACTTCGAACCCGGCGAGGAGATCAGCTATCACGCCCACGCCGAACAGGAAGAGCTGTACTACGTCCTCGAGGGCGAGTTCTCGTTGAAGCTCGGCCGCTCCGGCGAGGAGGAGTACGTCGAGGCCGGACCGGGAACGTTCTGGATGGCCCGACCGGAGGTCGGCCACGGTCACCGTAACGTCGGGGACGAGGAAGGTGTCATCCTCGCGATCGGCGCGCCGGCCGTCGAAGACCCCGGCCTCGACCCGCACGCGCTCGACGAGGAGTGA
- a CDS encoding glutaredoxin family protein, with translation MVTLYRLEGCPYCEIVVDRLEECEVEYESVWVEGLHSKRDEVKRVSGQRGVPVIVDDEHGVTMPESERILDYLESTYA, from the coding sequence ATGGTCACGCTGTACCGACTCGAGGGCTGTCCGTACTGCGAAATCGTCGTCGATCGCCTCGAGGAGTGCGAGGTCGAGTACGAGAGCGTCTGGGTGGAGGGACTCCACTCGAAGCGCGACGAGGTGAAGCGCGTCTCGGGACAGCGGGGCGTTCCCGTCATCGTCGACGACGAGCACGGCGTGACGATGCCCGAGTCGGAACGGATTCTCGACTACCTCGAGTCGACGTACGCCTGA
- a CDS encoding redoxin domain-containing protein: MPPTAGETLPDFEAPLCDGETFRSTRLSDALGARGGVVVCTGLAFSAIAQNWWKRFVRAGWEEFEGVAVLGASRDGPYAQNEFLRWLDRPEFRFFADVDGEVSESLDLSADRSQMANVSTPWRSAFVLDPDREVRYAFVADDWISPLPREEIEAAIADL; encoded by the coding sequence ATGCCACCGACCGCGGGCGAGACGCTGCCCGACTTCGAGGCGCCGCTGTGCGACGGCGAGACCTTTCGATCGACCCGCCTCTCCGACGCGCTCGGCGCTCGAGGCGGCGTCGTCGTCTGCACCGGTCTCGCGTTCAGCGCGATCGCACAGAACTGGTGGAAACGGTTCGTCCGGGCCGGCTGGGAGGAGTTCGAGGGCGTCGCCGTACTGGGAGCGAGTCGGGACGGCCCCTACGCCCAGAACGAGTTCCTCCGGTGGCTGGATCGCCCCGAATTCCGCTTCTTCGCGGACGTCGACGGCGAGGTGAGCGAATCGCTCGATCTGTCGGCGGACCGTTCGCAGATGGCGAACGTCTCGACGCCCTGGCGGTCCGCGTTCGTTCTCGATCCCGACCGCGAGGTGCGGTACGCCTTCGTCGCCGACGACTGGATCTCGCCGCTACCTCGCGAGGAGATCGAGGCGGCGATCGCGGATCTCTGA
- a CDS encoding tRNA (N(6)-L-threonylcarbamoyladenosine(37)-C(2))-methylthiotransferase has translation MARYHIETYGCTSNRGESREIERRLRDAGHYRVDGPDEADVAILNTCTVVEKTERNMLRRAEELADETADLFITGCMALAQGEEFADAEIDGRVLHWDEVPEAVTNGECPTTTPDAEPVLDGVVGILPIARGCMSDCSYCITKHATGKIDSPSIEENVRKARALIHAGAKEIRITGQDTGVYGWDEGDRKLHRLLSEICEIEGDFRVRVGMANPKGVHGIREELAEVFAANDELYDFLHAPVQSGSDDVLGDMRRQHQVEEYLEVVETFDDRLEYWTLSTDFIVGFPTETDRDHAQSMALLRETRPEKINVTRFSKRPGTDAAEMKGLGGTIKKERSKEMSAVKREIVGDAYESMVGETREDVLVVEEGTADSVKCRDSAYRQIIVRNASEHGLEPGDFVDLEVTAHETMYAFGEPV, from the coding sequence ATGGCCCGGTATCACATCGAAACGTACGGTTGCACGTCCAACCGCGGAGAGAGTCGCGAGATCGAGCGACGGCTCCGCGACGCGGGCCACTACCGGGTCGACGGTCCCGACGAGGCCGACGTCGCCATCCTCAACACATGCACCGTCGTCGAGAAGACCGAGCGCAACATGCTCCGGCGGGCCGAGGAACTGGCCGACGAGACCGCCGACCTCTTCATCACGGGCTGTATGGCCCTCGCGCAGGGCGAGGAGTTCGCCGACGCCGAGATCGACGGCCGGGTGCTTCACTGGGACGAAGTGCCGGAAGCCGTCACCAACGGCGAGTGCCCGACGACGACCCCCGACGCCGAACCCGTCCTCGACGGCGTCGTCGGCATCCTTCCGATCGCGCGGGGCTGCATGTCCGACTGCTCGTACTGCATCACCAAGCACGCGACGGGAAAGATCGACTCGCCGTCGATCGAGGAGAACGTTCGGAAAGCCCGAGCGCTGATCCACGCCGGCGCGAAGGAGATCCGCATCACCGGCCAGGACACCGGCGTCTACGGCTGGGACGAGGGCGATCGAAAGCTCCACCGGCTGCTCTCCGAGATCTGCGAGATCGAGGGCGACTTCCGGGTCCGCGTGGGGATGGCGAACCCGAAGGGCGTCCACGGCATCCGCGAGGAGTTAGCCGAGGTCTTCGCGGCGAACGACGAACTCTACGACTTCCTGCACGCGCCCGTCCAGTCCGGCAGCGACGACGTCCTCGGCGACATGCGCCGCCAGCACCAAGTCGAGGAGTACCTCGAGGTCGTCGAGACGTTCGACGACCGCCTCGAGTACTGGACGCTCTCGACGGACTTCATCGTCGGCTTCCCGACCGAGACCGACCGCGACCACGCGCAGTCGATGGCGCTGCTCCGGGAGACCCGTCCGGAGAAGATCAACGTCACGCGGTTCTCGAAGCGGCCGGGAACCGACGCCGCCGAGATGAAGGGCCTCGGCGGCACGATCAAGAAGGAGCGCTCGAAGGAGATGAGCGCGGTCAAGCGAGAAATCGTCGGCGACGCGTACGAATCGATGGTCGGCGAGACCCGCGAGGACGTCCTCGTCGTCGAGGAGGGCACCGCCGACTCCGTGAAGTGTCGCGACTCCGCGTACAGGCAGATCATCGTCCGGAACGCCAGCGAGCACGGCCTCGAGCCCGGCGACTTCGTCGACCTCGAGGTGACGGCCCACGAGACGATGTACGCCTTCGGCGAGCCGGTGTAG
- a CDS encoding AI-2E family transporter, translated as MNLSKGYLLALVTVFAYLSWQLVVPFFQYVLLALLLAFVLFPLQERLEGRISPSIAAFSLVFLAIVGFILPFVLVAAVVVEDAAAIVQQLDADAARLDELERTIGEQTGMDIDLAGTVADSTQQIGTVALEQATTWFSAVTHALIGFGVALFLLYYLLKDGSELLAWIRDITPLPGDVQDELYDELDEVLWAVLAGHVLIAIVQGVIAGLGLVAVGIPNAAFWTVVMVILALVPLVGAPLVWGPAAVYLFLTGQPVLAVALTVYSAIVVGVADDYLRPIVVDRYAEISPAVIIVGVLGGIYAFGIMGLFFGPVVLGALIAILEVVDDNYDRLEREAGTT; from the coding sequence GTGAACCTCAGCAAGGGCTATCTCCTCGCACTCGTCACGGTTTTCGCGTACCTCTCCTGGCAACTCGTCGTCCCGTTTTTCCAGTACGTCCTCCTGGCGCTGTTGCTCGCGTTCGTGCTCTTTCCGCTCCAGGAGCGACTCGAGGGGCGCATCTCGCCGTCGATCGCCGCGTTCTCGCTCGTCTTCCTCGCGATCGTCGGGTTCATACTTCCGTTCGTACTCGTCGCCGCGGTGGTCGTGGAAGACGCCGCCGCCATCGTCCAGCAGCTCGACGCCGACGCGGCCCGGCTAGACGAACTCGAACGGACCATCGGAGAGCAGACCGGGATGGACATCGACCTGGCGGGCACCGTGGCCGACTCCACGCAGCAGATCGGCACGGTCGCGCTCGAGCAGGCGACCACGTGGTTCAGCGCGGTGACGCACGCCCTGATCGGTTTCGGGGTAGCGCTCTTTCTCCTCTATTACCTGCTCAAGGACGGATCCGAGCTGCTGGCCTGGATCCGCGATATCACGCCGCTGCCGGGGGACGTGCAGGACGAACTCTACGACGAACTGGACGAGGTCCTGTGGGCCGTCCTGGCCGGTCACGTCCTGATCGCGATCGTTCAGGGCGTCATCGCCGGTCTGGGGCTAGTCGCGGTCGGCATTCCGAACGCCGCGTTCTGGACGGTCGTCATGGTGATCCTCGCGCTCGTGCCGCTCGTGGGTGCGCCGCTGGTGTGGGGCCCAGCCGCGGTGTACCTCTTTCTGACCGGCCAACCGGTGCTCGCCGTAGCGCTCACCGTCTACAGCGCGATCGTCGTCGGGGTCGCCGACGACTACCTCCGCCCGATCGTCGTCGACCGGTACGCCGAGATCAGTCCCGCCGTCATCATCGTCGGCGTACTCGGCGGCATCTACGCGTTCGGAATCATGGGCCTGTTCTTCGGCCCGGTCGTTCTCGGCGCGCTGATCGCGATCCTCGAGGTCGTCGACGACAACTACGACCGACTCGAGCGAGAGGCCGGAACGACGTGA
- a CDS encoding DUF547 domain-containing protein, producing the protein MSTQLDPLSLSADLLYTVKTEGDPDWLRSNLATLEKSRLDRSLASRERRLSFWLNCYNAYAQLLLEETPELLEGGVVDRWKFFVRDRIPIGGVWLSLNDIQHGMLRHSKHPWGFGYVPRPFPSSFERRFRLETCDPRIHFAVSRGGEPCPPIAVYSATDVDEELDIAIRWYLEETVGYDPHDDVATIPRLFRRYRGDFGGKRGIREFLREYDAIPPDATPSLAYERLDGFDLDFVDR; encoded by the coding sequence ATGTCTACCCAGCTCGATCCCCTCTCTCTTTCGGCGGATCTCCTGTACACGGTCAAGACCGAGGGGGATCCCGACTGGCTGCGATCGAACCTGGCGACGCTCGAGAAATCCCGGCTGGATCGGTCCCTCGCCAGCCGCGAGCGGCGGCTCTCGTTCTGGCTCAACTGTTACAACGCCTACGCCCAGCTGCTTCTCGAGGAGACGCCGGAGCTGCTCGAGGGGGGCGTCGTCGACCGCTGGAAGTTCTTCGTCCGGGATCGGATCCCCATCGGCGGCGTCTGGCTGAGTCTCAACGATATCCAGCACGGGATGCTCCGGCATTCGAAACACCCCTGGGGATTCGGGTACGTGCCACGGCCGTTTCCCTCCTCGTTCGAGCGCCGGTTCCGCCTCGAGACGTGCGATCCGCGGATTCACTTCGCGGTCAGTCGGGGCGGCGAACCCTGTCCGCCGATCGCGGTCTACTCGGCGACCGACGTCGACGAGGAACTGGACATCGCGATCCGGTGGTACTTAGAGGAGACCGTCGGGTACGATCCCCACGACGACGTCGCGACGATCCCGCGGCTCTTCCGGCGGTATCGCGGGGACTTCGGCGGTAAACGCGGCATCCGAGAGTTCCTCCGGGAGTACGACGCGATTCCGCCCGACGCAACGCCGTCGCTCGCGTACGAGCGACTCGACGGTTTCGACCTCGACTTCGTCGACCGGTGA
- a CDS encoding amphi-Trp domain-containing protein yields MAETLFELEHAYDRADLAAVFREFADALEAGTTVELHTADTLLSVDVPPRVVAELEAEREDGEPPVTELEFELEWDDPDGTSVRVRDAEPTGDAGTDDSTGERTESVADPATASIPPEAIAKGAAGTPEASREDGRRSRFEVYRDRADEWRWRLVHWNGNIIADSGEGYSSQSNAERAARGVMRNAPTARIERRDV; encoded by the coding sequence ATGGCAGAAACGCTGTTCGAACTCGAGCACGCCTACGATCGAGCCGACCTGGCCGCCGTCTTCCGCGAATTCGCGGACGCACTCGAAGCGGGGACCACCGTCGAACTGCACACGGCGGACACCCTCCTCAGCGTCGACGTTCCCCCGCGGGTCGTCGCCGAACTCGAGGCCGAACGCGAGGACGGAGAGCCGCCGGTAACCGAACTCGAGTTCGAACTCGAGTGGGACGACCCCGACGGAACGAGCGTCCGAGTCCGCGACGCGGAACCGACCGGTGACGCCGGAACCGACGATTCGACCGGCGAGCGAACGGAGTCGGTGGCGGATCCGGCGACGGCGTCGATACCGCCGGAAGCGATCGCCAAAGGCGCGGCGGGAACGCCCGAGGCGAGCCGGGAGGACGGTCGACGGAGCCGCTTCGAGGTGTACCGGGATCGAGCCGACGAGTGGCGCTGGCGGCTCGTCCACTGGAACGGAAACATCATCGCCGACAGCGGCGAGGGGTACAGCTCGCAGTCGAACGCCGAGCGCGCCGCGCGCGGCGTCATGCGAAACGCGCCGACCGCGCGCATCGAACGCCGCGACGTGTAG
- a CDS encoding nucleoside phosphorylase yields MVTQPHLLVDEGELADTALIPGDPGRVDRIADHCDEAETVAQNREYKVVNATYGDRELTICSTGIGCPSAAIALEEMANVGVETFIRVGTTGALQSEIEIGDMIVATGAAKNEGTSKRYEAVEYPAAPDYEVLTSLVDSAEANDEDVHVGPIASDDAYYAETDAYVADWEAAGLLSVEMEAAAVFTLARRRGLRAGAICTVDGNLVEGTQKGTATEDDELPEKAKNNVGRAIDIALEAATQL; encoded by the coding sequence ATGGTAACGCAACCACACCTGTTGGTCGACGAGGGAGAACTGGCGGATACCGCACTCATTCCGGGCGATCCGGGCCGCGTCGATCGCATCGCCGACCACTGCGACGAGGCGGAGACCGTCGCCCAGAACCGCGAGTACAAGGTCGTCAACGCGACGTACGGCGACCGGGAGCTGACGATCTGCTCGACGGGAATCGGCTGTCCCTCCGCGGCCATCGCGCTCGAGGAGATGGCGAACGTCGGCGTCGAGACGTTCATCCGCGTCGGGACGACCGGCGCCCTCCAGTCGGAGATCGAGATCGGCGACATGATCGTCGCGACCGGCGCCGCGAAGAACGAGGGGACCTCGAAGCGGTACGAGGCCGTCGAGTACCCAGCCGCCCCCGATTACGAGGTGCTCACGTCGCTCGTCGACTCCGCCGAAGCTAACGACGAAGACGTCCACGTCGGCCCGATCGCCTCCGACGACGCCTACTACGCCGAGACCGACGCGTACGTCGCCGACTGGGAGGCCGCCGGCCTGCTCTCGGTCGAGATGGAGGCCGCCGCGGTCTTCACGCTGGCGCGCCGGCGCGGACTCCGCGCGGGCGCGATCTGCACCGTCGACGGCAACCTCGTCGAAGGCACGCAGAAGGGCACCGCCACCGAGGACGACGAACTCCCCGAGAAGGCGAAGAACAACGTCGGCCGTGCGATCGACATCGCGCTCGAGGCCGCGACGCAACTGTAG
- a CDS encoding HalOD1 output domain-containing protein, translating to MKERTRGESPGCGFGQRVQYDRNENEPPSIAVVTALAAYHDEDVTASSVRLYDYIDPEALDALFASTHDGRGRSAGKVAFEVDDLAVVVRSDRVEVYPTR from the coding sequence ATGAAGGAACGAACGAGAGGAGAGTCCCCTGGATGTGGATTCGGTCAGCGCGTCCAGTACGATCGAAACGAGAACGAACCGCCGAGTATCGCCGTCGTAACGGCACTGGCAGCGTACCACGACGAGGACGTCACCGCTTCCAGCGTCCGACTGTACGACTACATCGATCCCGAAGCCCTCGACGCGCTCTTCGCGAGCACCCACGACGGTCGCGGGCGGTCGGCCGGCAAGGTCGCGTTCGAGGTCGACGATCTCGCGGTCGTTGTCAGGTCCGATCGGGTCGAGGTGTATCCGACCAGATAA
- a CDS encoding carbohydrate kinase family protein, which produces MVTVLTAGHVNWDVTLRIDRLPVADGEATIRSQRQSGGGSAANVAATLAGLEVDTGLIGSVGDDDSGLLARHELEEAGVSLDGVRIVDGANTAVKYLLVEDGGEVAVLGNDGVNEAVTPADLEPDCIRAANHVHLTSQRPDTAAEIASIASAGDLTVSFDPGRRLGDRDYGEALSRSDVIFVNDREAETVLEDEYIGSDFNDRIVVVKHGADGAEVHTPNGSYVHPGFEIDSVDTAGAGDAFAAGFIATAITGAWPDDGGFDVERALEYANACGALTASREGARSVPSAAEVESFLTERY; this is translated from the coding sequence ATGGTCACGGTCCTCACTGCCGGTCACGTTAACTGGGACGTGACGCTACGTATCGATCGACTTCCCGTCGCCGACGGCGAAGCGACGATCCGCTCGCAGCGTCAGTCCGGCGGCGGGAGCGCCGCGAACGTCGCCGCGACCCTCGCCGGACTCGAGGTCGACACCGGGCTCATCGGGAGCGTCGGCGACGACGACAGCGGACTGCTCGCTCGCCACGAACTCGAGGAGGCCGGCGTCTCCTTGGACGGCGTGCGGATCGTCGACGGGGCGAACACGGCGGTCAAGTACCTGCTGGTCGAGGACGGCGGCGAGGTCGCGGTGCTCGGCAACGACGGCGTCAACGAAGCCGTGACGCCGGCGGACCTCGAACCGGACTGCATTCGGGCGGCGAACCACGTCCACCTGACGAGCCAGCGGCCGGACACCGCCGCGGAAATCGCGTCGATCGCGAGCGCGGGCGACCTCACCGTCAGTTTCGATCCCGGCCGCCGGCTCGGCGACCGCGACTACGGCGAGGCGCTCTCGCGTTCCGACGTCATCTTCGTGAACGATCGCGAGGCCGAAACGGTGCTCGAGGACGAGTACATCGGATCGGATTTCAACGACCGGATCGTCGTCGTCAAACACGGCGCCGACGGCGCGGAGGTGCACACGCCGAACGGATCGTACGTCCACCCGGGATTCGAGATCGACTCGGTCGATACGGCCGGAGCGGGCGACGCCTTCGCCGCCGGATTCATCGCGACGGCGATAACGGGCGCGTGGCCGGACGACGGCGGATTCGACGTGGAACGGGCGCTCGAGTACGCGAACGCCTGCGGCGCGCTCACGGCGAGCCGCGAGGGCGCACGCAGCGTCCCGTCCGCGGCGGAGGTCGAGTCGTTTCTCACGGAACGGTACTGA
- a CDS encoding DUF63 family protein, protein MVLPEGFTVPPWQLLVPLVVVLVGVVALLWAIGPPVTDRTVLAFAPWMMFGSTLHVLYQLEAYPDSIAVLFSTPSVYAVTALVAGVVWLIGIFLHAGGLQSTIERLVGVVGTGFFVTFAMVTIFVRWEEGVFEPFWPVIAVVVTGIVTALAWIALSLWFTDVAAVTGATGALVVFGHALDGVSTAIGYDLLGAGEDVPLSRVILEAGSSLPTAEYVGGGWLFVLVKVALALAIVGLFKDYVEDAPRQARTLLALVAAIGLGPGIHNVLLFLVT, encoded by the coding sequence ATGGTGCTTCCAGAGGGGTTTACGGTTCCACCGTGGCAGTTACTCGTGCCGCTCGTCGTGGTGCTGGTGGGTGTCGTCGCATTGCTGTGGGCGATCGGTCCGCCGGTGACCGATCGGACGGTGCTCGCGTTCGCGCCGTGGATGATGTTCGGCTCGACGTTACACGTCCTCTACCAGCTCGAGGCGTATCCCGACAGCATCGCCGTGCTGTTCAGTACGCCGAGCGTCTACGCGGTGACGGCGCTGGTCGCCGGCGTCGTCTGGCTGATCGGGATCTTCCTCCACGCGGGCGGCCTCCAGTCGACCATCGAGCGACTCGTCGGCGTCGTCGGCACCGGCTTCTTCGTCACCTTCGCGATGGTCACGATCTTCGTCCGGTGGGAAGAGGGGGTCTTCGAGCCGTTCTGGCCCGTCATCGCCGTCGTCGTCACCGGGATCGTGACGGCGCTGGCCTGGATCGCGCTCAGTCTTTGGTTCACCGACGTCGCGGCCGTCACGGGTGCGACGGGCGCGCTGGTCGTTTTCGGCCACGCCTTGGACGGCGTCTCGACCGCCATCGGCTACGACCTCCTCGGTGCCGGCGAGGACGTCCCCCTCTCGCGGGTGATCCTCGAGGCGGGTAGCTCCCTCCCGACCGCCGAGTACGTCGGCGGCGGCTGGCTGTTCGTCCTCGTGAAGGTCGCGCTGGCGCTGGCGATCGTCGGCCTGTTCAAAGACTACGTCGAGGACGCGCCGCGGCAGGCGCGGACGCTCCTCGCGTTGGTCGCCGCGATCGGGCTCGGACCGGGCATCCACAACGTGTTGCTGTTTCTCGTCACCTAG